Proteins encoded together in one Riemerella anatipestifer window:
- the gldN gene encoding gliding motility protein GldN, translated as MKKIIFSAFILASGFAWAQNILNAKSPEEFRKLREDNQAQKGDEIISTEVKPLDYGYIEDKDILRSMVVWEIIDMNEKINQPFYHNSDGLVSQNKSLYQLLLDGINSGKIKEVYDDEMFTTRLKPEEIQQRMSRVVTSDWLIDKINSGEKVSDEDKKAGTDVYETKSEQVKLLKIKGMWYIDRRDGQMKYRLLGIAAMGPDPQTMGQQFADKEELIDLFWVFYPDAREITANARVFNSKNLSSDISFDDILNARRFSSIIYKSENGLGNGVIKDYIPNDAEAQLEESERIKNQILEMENDMWNY; from the coding sequence ATGAAAAAAATCATTTTTAGTGCTTTCATATTAGCTTCTGGTTTTGCTTGGGCACAGAATATTCTTAATGCGAAATCTCCTGAGGAGTTTCGAAAGTTAAGAGAGGATAATCAAGCTCAAAAGGGAGACGAAATAATATCTACAGAAGTAAAACCATTAGACTATGGCTATATAGAGGATAAAGATATTCTTAGAAGTATGGTGGTGTGGGAAATTATTGATATGAATGAGAAAATAAATCAGCCTTTCTATCATAATTCTGATGGTTTGGTATCTCAGAATAAGTCTTTGTATCAGTTACTATTAGACGGTATCAATAGTGGTAAAATAAAAGAAGTTTATGATGATGAGATGTTTACTACTAGGCTAAAACCTGAAGAAATACAGCAGAGAATGAGTAGAGTGGTAACTTCGGACTGGCTCATTGATAAGATTAACAGTGGTGAGAAGGTTTCTGATGAAGATAAAAAAGCTGGTACAGATGTTTATGAAACGAAGTCTGAACAGGTTAAGTTGTTGAAAATAAAAGGTATGTGGTATATTGATAGAAGAGATGGACAAATGAAATATCGTCTTCTTGGAATAGCTGCTATGGGACCAGATCCACAAACTATGGGGCAACAATTTGCTGATAAAGAAGAACTGATTGACCTTTTCTGGGTGTTCTATCCAGATGCTAGAGAGATTACAGCTAATGCTAGAGTATTCAATAGTAAGAACTTGTCTTCCGATATAAGTTTTGATGATATTCTTAATGCAAGAAGGTTCTCTTCTATTATTTATAAATCTGAAAATGGCTTAGGAAATGGTGTAATTAAAGATTATATACCTAACGATGCAGAGGCTCAGTTGGAAGAAAGCGAAAGGATTAAAAACCAAATATTAGAAATGGAAAACGATATGTGGAACTACTAG
- the gldM gene encoding gliding motility protein GldM, giving the protein MAKEKLSPRQKMINLMYLVFIAMLAMQIDQEIIRSYNDTRDTLSQTTLLTQSKNKIFEETLRQKAENSPESFSQPYEQYKLLKDKIDALVKFIEVSKTEMQKFAGQDMTSKEFNFNALNNTDASTLYFFDKANEASPSKNAEKLKTLMGEIKSLTLQIFPKTPQNEAIIERANSSFSTAVSTSSVKKDWLVSKFYNQPLVAALANLEVLQSEARNLQSDALANMLKEKVDADIKFNAFEAIVAAPTVVLQGDKAEAKVIVGTYASSVPGMSISGVDRTANGQGFKSLNTGSVGDFKFNGEITFLDANQKQIRLPFSHAYRVIAGAKEVALQSGAVVSADKMNVLYRGVDNPVSASMLGVDNASVKLSAAGASVSGGKGKWIIRPGAGNSVNITVTGTLPNGKATTASFPFRVKSVPAPQGEIRGQNVVSMPASSIKNQTISAAIPDFEFPVSFTVTGFRVKIPGKAASFISGNSLSSVAAQTANLRSGDVVYVYDIQATASGLGGQMLKNISPVVINVQ; this is encoded by the coding sequence ATGGCAAAGGAAAAATTATCACCGCGTCAGAAGATGATTAACTTGATGTATCTTGTTTTCATTGCAATGCTTGCGATGCAGATAGATCAGGAGATTATACGCTCTTACAATGATACAAGAGATACACTAAGTCAGACGACATTACTTACTCAGTCTAAGAATAAAATATTTGAGGAGACTCTTCGCCAAAAGGCAGAAAACTCTCCAGAGTCTTTCTCGCAGCCTTATGAGCAATATAAATTATTAAAGGATAAAATAGATGCTTTAGTAAAATTTATAGAGGTTTCCAAGACAGAGATGCAGAAGTTTGCAGGTCAGGATATGACTTCTAAGGAGTTTAATTTTAATGCTTTAAATAATACGGATGCTTCTACACTTTATTTTTTTGATAAAGCAAATGAGGCTAGTCCAAGTAAAAATGCTGAGAAATTGAAAACTCTAATGGGAGAAATTAAAAGTTTAACATTGCAAATTTTTCCTAAAACGCCACAGAATGAAGCTATTATAGAAAGAGCTAACAGTTCTTTTAGCACGGCAGTTAGTACAAGTAGTGTTAAAAAAGATTGGTTAGTTTCTAAATTTTATAATCAGCCGTTAGTGGCTGCATTAGCTAATCTAGAGGTTTTACAGTCTGAAGCTAGAAATTTACAGTCAGATGCTTTGGCTAATATGCTTAAAGAAAAAGTAGATGCGGATATTAAGTTTAATGCGTTTGAAGCTATTGTAGCTGCACCAACAGTTGTTTTACAAGGTGATAAAGCTGAAGCTAAGGTAATTGTTGGGACTTATGCGAGTTCTGTTCCTGGTATGTCTATATCTGGTGTGGATAGAACAGCTAATGGTCAAGGGTTCAAAAGTCTTAATACAGGGAGTGTAGGTGACTTTAAATTCAATGGAGAAATTACATTTTTAGATGCTAATCAGAAGCAAATAAGATTACCTTTTTCTCATGCTTATCGTGTAATAGCAGGGGCTAAGGAAGTAGCATTGCAGAGTGGAGCTGTGGTTTCTGCTGATAAGATGAATGTACTTTATAGAGGGGTAGATAATCCTGTTTCAGCTTCTATGCTAGGTGTTGATAATGCGTCAGTAAAATTATCTGCTGCTGGGGCTTCTGTATCTGGAGGTAAAGGCAAATGGATTATCCGTCCAGGAGCTGGTAATTCGGTAAATATTACAGTTACGGGTACTTTGCCTAATGGTAAAGCTACTACAGCTTCATTCCCGTTCAGAGTGAAAAGTGTTCCTGCTCCGCAAGGGGAAATTAGAGGACAGAATGTGGTTTCTATGCCTGCAAGTTCTATTAAAAATCAAACTATATCTGCCGCAATTCCAGATTTTGAATTTCCTGTAAGTTTTACAGTAACTGGATTTAGAGTGAAAATACCAGGTAAGGCAGCCAGTTTTATCAGTGGTAATAGTTTGAGTTCAGTAGCAGCACAGACAGCTAACTTGCGTTCTGGCGATGTAGTTTATGTTTACGATATACAAGCTACGGCTAGTGGTTTGGGTGGACAAATGCTTAAGAATATTTCTCCAGTAGTGATAAATGTTCAGTAA
- the gldL gene encoding gliding motility protein GldL — protein sequence MRLNDKTLNFIYSVGASVVILGAFFKMTHTTFGGLINPNWILGAGLITEALIFLLYAFNPPLEETKYAWENVYPELLDANAQPKPRKNNIVEQTQDIKQLEVSLSEKLDKMLKEANLDVQLFERLRTGIDKFSASVDQINQTVDVSSSTQKYNDQLTLAANHLESMNALYALQLEHGKAQSEYHQKYVSDLQKSVAQSEKFNQELDGLTANLNNLNRVYGGMLNAMKG from the coding sequence ATGAGACTAAATGATAAAACATTAAATTTCATCTACTCTGTAGGTGCTTCTGTAGTAATTTTAGGTGCATTTTTTAAAATGACTCATACTACCTTCGGAGGTTTAATCAATCCTAATTGGATTTTAGGAGCAGGTCTAATTACCGAGGCTCTCATATTCTTGCTATATGCGTTTAACCCTCCATTAGAGGAGACTAAATATGCTTGGGAAAATGTGTATCCAGAATTATTAGATGCTAATGCACAGCCTAAGCCTAGAAAAAATAATATAGTAGAACAAACTCAAGATATAAAACAACTAGAAGTTTCTCTTTCTGAAAAGTTAGATAAAATGTTAAAAGAGGCTAATCTAGATGTACAACTATTTGAGAGACTTAGAACAGGAATAGATAAGTTTTCTGCATCTGTAGATCAGATAAATCAAACTGTAGATGTGTCTTCGTCTACTCAGAAGTATAATGATCAGCTTACATTGGCTGCTAATCATCTAGAGAGTATGAATGCACTTTATGCATTACAGTTAGAACATGGTAAAGCTCAGTCAGAATATCATCAAAAATATGTTTCTGATTTACAAAAATCAGTAGCACAATCAGAGAAGTTTAATCAAGAGTTAGATGGGCTTACAGCTAACCTTAATAATCTTAATAGAGTTTATGGAGGTATGTTGAACGCGATGAAAGGATAA
- the gldK gene encoding gliding motility lipoprotein GldK — protein sequence MKKIFFVLLSASLVVSCSRGSKSSGKPTTKGELIPKNKSQSFVAERPYGMVAIPGGSFVMGMADVDYTNMPEKAPLKTVTVSSFFMDETEVTNAQYRLFIDYVRDSIARTLLAEAAGDVTSGGGNGTGISDYAYLAKKAGNATPYQEYLDSKGGRDGYDESKRLDWGVPLKWNTSDYPDVQYAEVIESMYLPPAERINGERIIDTRKLKYAYKWEDIESAVKDGKRSSDYLKKESIAVYPDTTVWIKDFNYAYNTPLYDGYFWHKAYKNYPVVGVTWDQARAYCDYKTKAKRDENKKSKKRKESPMAFRLPTEAEWEYAARGGRENATYPWGGPYLMDDRGCYMANFKPKRGNYIEDEKKGNYTYTAPVKSFPKNDFGLYDMAGNVSEWTESPYSNATYQFSSTLNPHLSNQAYRDVKKSVRGGSWKDVGYLLMTGYRDWERKDSARSYIGFRTVQDIPEGSAKFKRKTK from the coding sequence ATGAAAAAAATATTTTTTGTACTCTTATCAGCATCTTTGGTTGTTTCGTGCTCTAGAGGAAGTAAGTCTTCTGGTAAACCTACCACTAAGGGAGAGCTTATACCCAAAAACAAATCACAGTCATTTGTAGCAGAGAGACCATACGGTATGGTAGCTATTCCTGGAGGCTCCTTTGTCATGGGTATGGCAGATGTAGATTATACTAATATGCCAGAAAAAGCTCCATTAAAAACGGTTACAGTATCCTCTTTCTTTATGGATGAAACAGAGGTTACCAACGCTCAGTACAGACTGTTTATAGACTATGTAAGAGATTCTATTGCTAGAACTTTACTTGCAGAAGCAGCAGGTGATGTAACTTCAGGTGGAGGTAATGGTACAGGAATATCAGATTACGCTTACCTCGCTAAAAAAGCAGGAAATGCTACACCATATCAAGAGTATTTAGATTCTAAAGGAGGTAGAGATGGTTATGATGAGTCTAAAAGATTAGATTGGGGAGTTCCTTTAAAATGGAATACATCTGATTATCCGGATGTTCAGTATGCAGAAGTTATAGAATCTATGTATCTTCCTCCAGCGGAAAGAATAAATGGTGAGAGAATTATTGATACTAGAAAATTGAAATACGCCTACAAGTGGGAAGATATAGAGTCTGCCGTTAAAGATGGTAAGAGAAGCTCAGATTATCTTAAAAAAGAAAGTATTGCAGTTTATCCTGATACAACAGTTTGGATTAAAGATTTTAATTATGCTTATAACACTCCACTATATGATGGTTACTTTTGGCACAAAGCCTATAAAAACTATCCTGTAGTAGGCGTTACTTGGGATCAAGCTAGAGCTTATTGTGATTACAAGACTAAGGCTAAGAGAGATGAGAATAAAAAGTCAAAGAAAAGAAAAGAATCTCCAATGGCATTCCGTTTACCTACAGAAGCAGAGTGGGAATATGCTGCTAGAGGAGGTAGAGAAAATGCGACTTATCCTTGGGGAGGACCTTATTTAATGGATGATAGAGGTTGTTATATGGCAAACTTTAAGCCTAAAAGAGGTAATTATATAGAGGACGAAAAGAAAGGAAACTACACTTATACAGCTCCTGTAAAATCTTTCCCTAAGAATGATTTTGGTCTTTATGATATGGCGGGAAATGTATCTGAATGGACAGAGTCTCCGTATAGTAATGCAACTTATCAGTTTTCTTCAACACTAAATCCGCACTTGTCTAACCAAGCATATAGAGATGTTAAAAAATCAGTAAGAGGAGGTTCTTGGAAAGACGTGGGTTATCTATTGATGACGGGGTATAGAGACTGGGAAAGAAAAGATTCCGCTAGGAGCTATATAGGATTTAGAACTGTACAGGATATACCAGAAGGTTCCGCTAAGTTTAAGAGAAAAACAAAATAA
- the glmS gene encoding glutamine--fructose-6-phosphate transaminase (isomerizing), whose protein sequence is MCGIVGYTGHRDAYEVVINGLKRLEYRGYDSAGIVLEDSSSSYDIKKTKGKVSDLVSISENLKNTSHIGMGHTRWATHGVPSDKNSHPHVSNNGKVAIVHNGIIENYDTIKTMLVSKGYIFHSETDTEVLVNLIQYFMDENKELDFPEAVRYALNEVYGAYAITVMHKDYPSLLVVARLGSPLAIGIGDKEYFIASDASPFVEFAKEAIYLEEGHIATISLENGVDIRKIEDNSKITPVIQELKLNLEQIEKGGYEHFMLKEIFEQPKSIHDTMRGRLLVDEGIIKMAGIWDHLEKLNNANRIIIIACGTSWHAGLIGEYLIEEFARVPVEVEYASEFRYRNPIITDKDVVIAISQSGETADTMAAIKMAREKGAFIYGICNVVDSSIARFSDAGSYTHAGPEIGVASTKAFTAQLTILTLIALKLGKHNGNLSNQEFMKLITELDTIPKKVEEVLASTHDYVKKVAHDFVESTNFLYLGRGYNFPAALEGALKLKEISYIHAEGYPAAEMKHGPIALIDENMPIVIIAPKNKHYDKVVSNVQEIKARKGKVLAVVTKGDEQVASMSDYVIEIPETSECFSPIIASVPLQLLAYYIAVYRGANVDQPRNLAKSVTVE, encoded by the coding sequence ATGTGTGGAATAGTAGGATATACAGGGCATAGAGATGCTTACGAAGTAGTTATTAACGGTCTTAAAAGATTAGAATATAGAGGGTATGATAGTGCTGGGATAGTATTGGAAGACTCATCTAGTTCTTATGATATAAAAAAGACAAAGGGTAAAGTTTCCGATTTAGTAAGTATATCAGAGAATCTTAAAAATACATCACACATAGGTATGGGGCATACTAGGTGGGCTACTCACGGTGTACCTAGTGATAAAAACTCACACCCTCATGTTTCTAATAATGGTAAGGTGGCTATAGTACATAATGGGATTATAGAAAACTATGATACCATTAAAACTATGTTAGTGTCTAAAGGTTATATTTTTCATTCAGAGACAGATACTGAAGTTTTGGTTAATCTTATTCAGTATTTTATGGATGAAAATAAAGAATTAGATTTTCCAGAAGCAGTCCGTTATGCTCTTAACGAGGTTTATGGGGCTTATGCAATTACGGTAATGCATAAAGATTATCCTAGCCTTTTAGTAGTAGCAAGGTTGGGTTCTCCTCTTGCGATAGGGATAGGTGATAAAGAATATTTTATTGCATCAGATGCCTCTCCATTTGTAGAATTTGCTAAAGAGGCTATCTATCTAGAGGAAGGTCATATAGCAACTATATCTTTAGAGAATGGTGTAGATATTAGAAAAATAGAAGATAATTCTAAAATTACTCCAGTCATTCAAGAGCTTAAGCTTAATCTAGAGCAGATAGAGAAGGGGGGCTATGAGCATTTTATGCTTAAAGAAATTTTTGAGCAACCTAAATCTATTCACGATACTATGAGAGGTCGTCTTTTGGTAGATGAAGGTATTATTAAGATGGCTGGTATTTGGGATCATTTGGAGAAATTGAATAATGCTAATCGTATCATTATCATTGCTTGTGGTACTTCTTGGCATGCAGGATTGATAGGAGAATACCTTATTGAAGAATTTGCAAGAGTACCTGTAGAGGTAGAATATGCTTCTGAGTTTAGATATAGAAACCCAATTATAACGGATAAGGATGTAGTTATTGCGATTTCTCAGTCGGGAGAAACAGCTGATACAATGGCAGCTATTAAAATGGCAAGAGAAAAAGGGGCATTTATTTATGGTATTTGTAATGTAGTAGATTCTTCTATTGCTCGTTTTTCAGACGCAGGGTCTTATACTCATGCTGGACCAGAGATAGGGGTAGCTTCTACTAAGGCGTTTACCGCACAATTAACCATTTTAACTTTGATTGCGCTTAAATTAGGTAAGCATAACGGAAACTTAAGCAATCAGGAGTTTATGAAGCTGATTACAGAACTAGATACCATTCCTAAAAAAGTAGAGGAGGTATTGGCTTCTACTCATGATTATGTGAAGAAAGTAGCACATGATTTTGTAGAATCAACCAACTTCTTGTATCTTGGTAGGGGATATAATTTCCCTGCAGCTCTAGAGGGAGCGTTAAAGTTAAAGGAAATTTCTTATATCCACGCAGAAGGATATCCTGCAGCAGAAATGAAGCATGGTCCTATTGCTCTTATTGATGAGAATATGCCTATCGTGATAATAGCACCTAAAAATAAACATTACGATAAGGTGGTGAGTAATGTGCAAGAAATTAAAGCTAGAAAAGGTAAGGTGCTAGCTGTAGTGACTAAAGGGGATGAACAGGTAGCTTCTATGTCTGACTATGTGATTGAAATCCCTGAAACTTCAGAATGTTTTTCTCCTATTATAGCATCAGTGCCATTACAGTTATTAGCTTACTATATTGCTGTTTATAGAGGAGCTAATGTAGATCAGCCTAGAAACTTGGCGAAGTCAGTTACTGTAGAGTAA